Proteins from one Roseovarius nanhaiticus genomic window:
- a CDS encoding SDR family oxidoreductase, with protein MTSPKASAQRAILITGCSSGIGYDAAHGLKARGWRVFAACRKEEDCVRMQAEGFESPRIDYADEASMAAGLTEVLDATDGRLDALFNNGAYACPGLVEDLPTGALREIFEANLFGWHDLTRRVIPVMRAQKAGRIVQCSSVLGLVTLPWRGAYNATKFAVEGLTDTMRIELRGTGIHVSLIEPGPVTSRIRQNSIPHFERWIDWENSAREADYRAGLQKRLYAETGPDTFELPPAAVTRKLIHAVEARRPRARYAVTVPTHVMGAARRILPTRALDWILSKA; from the coding sequence TTGACGTCCCCCAAGGCTAGCGCACAGCGCGCAATTCTCATCACCGGGTGTTCATCGGGTATCGGCTATGACGCGGCGCATGGGCTGAAAGCGCGTGGATGGCGCGTATTTGCTGCCTGCCGCAAGGAGGAAGACTGCGTTCGGATGCAGGCGGAAGGCTTTGAAAGCCCACGCATCGACTATGCGGACGAGGCCAGCATGGCCGCGGGTCTGACCGAAGTTCTGGACGCCACGGATGGGCGGCTGGATGCGCTGTTCAACAATGGCGCCTATGCCTGCCCCGGCCTTGTCGAGGATCTGCCCACTGGCGCCCTGCGCGAGATTTTCGAGGCCAATCTCTTTGGCTGGCACGATCTGACGCGCCGGGTGATCCCCGTCATGCGCGCCCAGAAAGCGGGACGCATTGTACAATGCTCGTCGGTTCTAGGCCTCGTTACGCTGCCGTGGCGCGGCGCCTATAACGCCACCAAGTTCGCCGTTGAAGGATTGACCGATACGATGCGGATCGAGCTTCGTGGCACGGGAATTCATGTTTCGCTGATCGAGCCCGGCCCCGTGACGTCGCGCATCCGGCAAAACTCGATCCCGCATTTCGAGCGTTGGATCGACTGGGAAAACTCTGCGCGCGAGGCTGATTATCGCGCCGGTCTGCAAAAGCGTCTCTACGCCGAAACCGGCCCCGACACGTTCGAGCTGCCGCCCGCCGCCGTTACACGCAAACTGATCCATGCGGTCGAGGCGCGGCGCCCCCGCGCCCGCTATGCCGTCACCGTGCCCACCCATGTCATGGGCGCCGCACGGCGCATTTTGCCGACCCGCGCGCTCGATTGGATTCTCTCCAAGGCTTAA
- a CDS encoding SH3 domain-containing protein has translation MWRFIMVSFAFLGLAFYEVSGGADYAPAPNSLQVAMADKPLFAPALDLSELTRVAAAEPEQAPKASTEVVAKAERAKPATEMRGTKRAAPVTFAGLSGVSEDELGGFGITLASASQPLNGGNAGEIRGLEGIGSFDAETLVADVRNTPIDRAVISTQSAAPQQTATDIRSIAGDRANMRSGPGTDFAKVDQLTRGTDVEILGRRGAWVELRDLDTGQTGWMADWLVTAAN, from the coding sequence ATGTGGCGTTTCATCATGGTCAGTTTCGCGTTTCTCGGGCTTGCCTTCTACGAGGTCAGCGGCGGCGCCGATTATGCGCCCGCGCCCAATTCGCTGCAGGTGGCCATGGCGGACAAGCCTCTGTTCGCGCCCGCGCTTGATCTGTCAGAGTTGACACGCGTCGCGGCGGCCGAACCTGAACAAGCGCCGAAGGCATCCACCGAAGTCGTCGCCAAAGCAGAACGCGCGAAGCCCGCAACCGAAATGCGCGGCACCAAGCGCGCTGCGCCTGTGACCTTTGCGGGCCTGTCTGGCGTATCAGAGGATGAGCTGGGCGGCTTCGGCATTACCCTCGCCTCCGCCTCGCAGCCTCTCAATGGCGGCAATGCCGGCGAGATCCGTGGCCTCGAAGGGATCGGCAGCTTTGATGCCGAGACCCTTGTGGCGGACGTGCGCAACACCCCCATCGACCGCGCCGTCATTTCCACGCAGAGCGCTGCGCCGCAGCAGACCGCCACCGACATCCGCAGCATCGCAGGCGACCGCGCCAATATGCGCAGCGGCCCCGGCACGGATTTCGCGAAAGTCGATCAGCTGACGCGCGGCACGGATGTCGAAATTCTGGGCCGCCGTGGCGCTTGGGTCGAGTTGCGCGATCTGGATACCGGCCAAACCGGATGGATGGCCGACTGGCTGGTGACGGCGGCCAATTGA
- a CDS encoding DNA topoisomerase IV subunit A yields the protein MSDDIKDPGAPDGDTPPAPQPSETLRRAIGDRYLTYALSTIMHRALPDARDGLKPVHRRILYAMRELRLSSTGGFRKSAKISGDVMGNYHPHGDAAIYDAMARLAQDFAVRYPLVDGQGNFGNIDGDNPAAARYTEARMTAAAEALLDGLSENAVDFRDNYDGTLTEPVVLPASYPNLLANGSSGIAVGMATNIPPHNISELVDACLHLIKVPDARDDTLLNYVPGPDFPTGGVIVEPPESIAQAYRTGRGSFRLRCKWEIEDLGRGQWQIVITEIPYQVPKSRLIEKIAELIQLKKVPILGDVRDESADDIRLILEPRSKNVAPEVLMGMMYRNSDLEVRFSLNMNVLIDGVTPKVCSMKEVLRAFLDFRREVLQRRSVYRMERIDHRLEVLEGLIVAFLNLDRVIDIIRYDDAPKAALMREDWGREFVRATNEADYVPPAEGGEDGLTDLQAESILNMRLRSLRRLEEIELLKEQSALMEERAALEDLLERPELQWDAIADQLREVKKTFGKGYVHGPRRTQFAEAGEVEDVPLEAMIDREPITVVCSQMGWIRAMTGHIDLTRELKFKDGDGPRFLFHAETTDRLLVFASNGRFYTVPAANLPGGRGMGEPLRLMVDLPNEAEIVDILIHQPGRKLLLASSAGDGFVVPEDEVVAQTRSGKQVLNVRAPARAMVCKPVTGDHVAVVGENRKVLIFALSELPEMGRGKGVRLQKYKDGGLSDAATFVLEAGLTWLDPAGRTRTETALDEWTAKRASSGRMAPRGFPRDNKFN from the coding sequence ATGAGCGATGACATCAAAGATCCCGGCGCGCCGGATGGCGATACGCCGCCCGCGCCCCAGCCGTCCGAAACTCTGCGCCGTGCAATCGGCGACAGGTACCTGACCTACGCGCTCAGCACGATCATGCACCGGGCACTGCCGGACGCGCGGGACGGGCTAAAGCCTGTGCATCGCCGGATCCTCTATGCAATGCGCGAGCTGCGGCTAAGTTCCACCGGTGGCTTCAGAAAGTCGGCCAAGATTTCGGGCGATGTGATGGGTAACTATCACCCGCACGGTGATGCCGCGATTTATGATGCCATGGCCCGCCTCGCGCAGGATTTCGCGGTGCGCTATCCGCTGGTCGACGGGCAGGGCAATTTCGGCAATATCGACGGGGATAACCCTGCCGCGGCGCGATACACCGAAGCACGCATGACCGCCGCCGCCGAGGCGCTGCTGGACGGGCTGAGCGAGAACGCCGTCGACTTCCGCGACAATTACGACGGGACCCTGACCGAGCCGGTCGTTCTGCCTGCGAGCTATCCCAACCTGTTGGCCAACGGGTCCAGCGGCATCGCCGTGGGCATGGCCACCAATATCCCGCCGCACAACATCTCGGAGCTGGTCGATGCCTGCCTGCATCTGATCAAGGTGCCCGATGCGCGCGACGATACGCTGCTGAACTACGTGCCCGGCCCCGATTTTCCGACCGGCGGCGTCATCGTCGAGCCGCCCGAGAGTATCGCGCAGGCCTATCGCACCGGGCGAGGCAGTTTTCGCCTGCGCTGCAAATGGGAGATCGAGGATCTGGGCCGCGGCCAGTGGCAGATCGTCATCACGGAGATCCCCTATCAGGTGCCGAAATCGCGCCTGATCGAGAAGATCGCCGAGCTGATCCAGCTGAAGAAAGTGCCGATCCTGGGCGACGTACGCGACGAGAGCGCCGACGATATCCGCCTCATCCTCGAGCCTCGCAGCAAGAATGTGGCGCCCGAGGTCTTGATGGGCATGATGTACCGAAACTCCGACCTCGAAGTCAGATTCTCTCTTAACATGAATGTGTTGATCGACGGAGTTACACCAAAAGTCTGCTCGATGAAGGAGGTGCTGCGCGCCTTCCTCGACTTCCGCCGCGAGGTGCTGCAGCGCCGCTCGGTCTATCGGATGGAGAGGATCGACCACCGGCTGGAAGTGCTGGAAGGGCTTATCGTCGCCTTCCTGAACCTCGACCGCGTGATCGACATCATCCGCTATGACGACGCGCCCAAGGCCGCGCTGATGCGCGAGGATTGGGGCCGCGAGTTCGTGCGCGCGACAAACGAGGCCGATTACGTCCCCCCCGCCGAGGGTGGCGAGGACGGGCTGACCGATCTGCAGGCGGAATCGATCCTGAACATGCGCCTGCGGAGCCTGCGCCGTCTCGAAGAGATCGAGCTGCTGAAAGAGCAAAGCGCCCTGATGGAAGAGCGCGCCGCGCTGGAAGATCTGCTGGAGCGGCCCGAGCTGCAATGGGACGCCATCGCGGACCAGCTGCGCGAGGTCAAGAAGACCTTCGGCAAGGGCTATGTCCACGGGCCGCGCCGCACGCAATTTGCGGAGGCCGGCGAGGTCGAGGATGTGCCGCTGGAGGCGATGATTGACCGCGAGCCGATCACCGTGGTGTGCAGCCAGATGGGCTGGATCCGGGCAATGACCGGCCATATCGACCTGACCCGCGAGCTGAAATTCAAGGATGGCGACGGGCCGCGATTCCTTTTCCATGCCGAGACGACGGATCGCCTCTTGGTCTTTGCCTCGAACGGGCGGTTCTACACGGTGCCGGCCGCCAACCTGCCCGGCGGGCGCGGCATGGGCGAGCCCCTGCGCCTGATGGTCGATCTGCCGAACGAGGCCGAGATCGTCGATATCCTGATCCACCAGCCAGGCCGCAAACTGCTCCTGGCCTCCTCGGCGGGCGACGGCTTTGTCGTGCCCGAGGACGAGGTGGTGGCCCAGACGCGCAGCGGCAAGCAGGTTCTGAACGTGCGCGCACCCGCTCGCGCGATGGTGTGCAAGCCGGTGACGGGTGATCACGTCGCCGTTGTGGGCGAAAACCGCAAAGTGTTGATTTTTGCACTGTCCGAGCTGCCGGAAATGGGGAGGGGCAAGGGCGTAAGGTTGCAAAAGTACAAGGATGGCGGGCTGAGCGATGCCGCGACCTTTGTCTTGGAGGCCGGTCTGACATGGCTGGATCCGGCGGGGCGCACCCGCACCGAAACGGCGCTGGACGAATGGACGGCCAAGCGCGCCAGTTCGGGTCGGATGGCGCCGCGCGGCTTCCCAAGGGACAACAAGTTTAATTGA
- a CDS encoding glyoxalase superfamily protein, whose translation MRMRPPIPILRSFDEAAARAFYVDFLGFDVEFEHRFDVDAPLYLSLRLGDCVLHVSEHHGDATPGAALRIEVEDVEAYCAALNAKRYKFARPGVQDQPWGFKDMSITDPAGNKLIFCTPSET comes from the coding sequence ATGCGAATGCGGCCCCCGATCCCGATCCTGCGCAGCTTCGACGAGGCTGCGGCGCGGGCGTTCTACGTCGATTTCCTTGGCTTCGATGTGGAGTTCGAGCACCGCTTCGACGTCGATGCCCCGCTTTACCTGTCGCTGAGGCTGGGCGATTGCGTGCTGCATGTGTCGGAGCATCATGGCGATGCCACACCCGGTGCGGCGCTGCGCATCGAGGTGGAAGATGTCGAGGCCTACTGCGCCGCGCTCAATGCCAAGCGGTATAAGTTCGCGCGCCCCGGCGTGCAGGATCAGCCTTGGGGCTTCAAGGACATGAGCATTACCGACCCCGCCGGGAACAAACTGATTTTCTGCACGCCGTCAGAGACTTAG
- a CDS encoding DUF898 family protein codes for MSTALNGEYHGKAAPLFWLGVRTAMLTAVTLGIYRFWAKTRIRRHIWSSVAADGDAFEYTGTGLEKFLGFLAAIVILALYLGAVQMVLFYFGLSLFGTAETQAQAFLQFGALSITSIAVLPLIFFAQYRARRYQMGRTRWRGVRFGVLPGAWGYVWRAMAHWAVTILSLGLLWPRMTFCLEKYKVDRSWYGDAPFHQGGRWQELYPAMKHLFIGAGLMVLSVIFGFAEVYVMAGLWGALGVVWALVGILSYRVNSFAYLARHLTLGDGRIGFDAAPETWAILWQIVGGSLLVSFGTGLAFAILGLIPAALAFMEVISLRVLIVPTVLAYLLAMAISSSLYLTCVAQPVLRHVTARCRLTGADALGDVRQREADGDTDAEGFADALDIGGAF; via the coding sequence ATGAGCACGGCGCTGAACGGCGAGTATCACGGCAAGGCGGCGCCCCTCTTCTGGCTGGGCGTGCGCACGGCCATGCTGACCGCCGTGACGCTGGGCATCTATCGGTTCTGGGCCAAGACGCGGATCCGCCGCCATATCTGGTCCAGCGTCGCCGCCGATGGGGACGCGTTCGAATATACCGGCACGGGGCTTGAGAAATTCCTGGGTTTTCTGGCCGCCATCGTGATTTTGGCGCTCTATCTTGGCGCGGTTCAGATGGTCCTCTTTTATTTCGGGCTCAGCCTCTTTGGCACGGCCGAGACGCAGGCGCAGGCGTTTTTGCAATTCGGCGCGCTCAGCATCACGTCGATCGCGGTCCTGCCGCTGATCTTCTTCGCGCAATATCGCGCGCGACGCTACCAGATGGGGCGCACCCGCTGGCGCGGCGTGCGCTTTGGCGTGCTGCCGGGCGCCTGGGGCTATGTCTGGCGCGCGATGGCCCATTGGGCGGTGACGATCCTCAGCCTTGGCCTCCTCTGGCCGCGCATGACCTTCTGCCTCGAGAAATACAAGGTGGACCGCAGCTGGTACGGTGATGCCCCCTTTCATCAGGGCGGGCGCTGGCAAGAGCTTTATCCTGCGATGAAGCATCTTTTCATCGGGGCCGGGCTGATGGTGCTGTCCGTGATTTTCGGCTTCGCCGAGGTTTATGTGATGGCCGGGCTTTGGGGCGCGCTTGGCGTGGTCTGGGCGCTGGTGGGCATTCTGTCTTACCGGGTCAACAGCTTTGCCTATCTCGCGCGGCACCTGACGCTGGGGGACGGGCGCATCGGCTTTGACGCCGCGCCCGAGACTTGGGCCATCCTGTGGCAGATCGTCGGCGGCTCGCTTCTGGTGTCGTTCGGGACGGGCCTTGCCTTTGCAATTTTGGGCCTGATTCCTGCCGCATTGGCCTTCATGGAGGTGATTTCGCTGAGGGTTCTGATTGTGCCGACCGTGCTGGCCTATCTTCTGGCGATGGCGATCTCCTCGTCCCTCTACCTCACTTGCGTTGCGCAGCCCGTGCTGCGCCACGTGACCGCGCGCTGCCGCCTTACGGGGGCCGATGCGCTGGGCGATGTGCGCCAGCGCGAAGCGGATGGCGATACGGATGCCGAGGGCTTTGCCGATGCGCTGGATATCGGGGGGGCGTTCTGA
- a CDS encoding M48 family metallopeptidase, with translation MLPSPARYYDGTSAARRDVRVMLAEGGGALTILGGAEGMREDWPLPMLRALPGQAVPRQLVLTLYQPQNTRDAMPLSPARLTIRDPELIAALRARCPRLMRRERRPRATGRILKRGGLAVGAVAMMLFVILPRMADTLATLLPIEREVAFGRAVVSQIEMALGAADLGALDCDAPAGRDALDLMVARLSDGTDLSYDLQIKVLNHPMVNAFAAPGGHVVLMRGLLDEASGPDAVAAVLAHEIGHVEARDATRHALRAAGSAGLLSMVMGDVTGGAAAVFLGEQVLQASYTREAETEADLFALGMLGRAGVSSQGMADFFDGLAEEEGDIALPGYLSSHPVSAARADRAAAHADGQSGTQPILDAAAWQDLQSICDGG, from the coding sequence ATGCTTCCCTCTCCTGCACGCTATTACGACGGCACCAGCGCCGCGCGGCGCGACGTACGCGTGATGCTGGCCGAGGGCGGCGGCGCGCTGACCATCCTTGGTGGGGCCGAGGGCATGCGGGAGGATTGGCCGCTGCCGATGCTGCGTGCGCTGCCGGGGCAGGCGGTGCCAAGGCAATTGGTGCTGACGCTTTACCAGCCTCAGAACACGCGCGACGCGATGCCGCTATCACCCGCCCGGCTGACCATTCGGGACCCCGAGCTGATCGCGGCCTTGCGCGCCCGATGCCCGCGCCTGATGCGGCGCGAGCGGCGCCCCCGCGCCACCGGGCGCATCCTCAAGCGTGGCGGTCTGGCCGTGGGGGCGGTGGCGATGATGCTCTTCGTGATCCTGCCGCGCATGGCCGACACGCTGGCCACGCTTTTGCCGATCGAGCGCGAGGTGGCGTTTGGCCGCGCCGTGGTCAGCCAGATCGAAATGGCGCTGGGCGCTGCGGATCTGGGCGCGCTCGATTGCGATGCGCCCGCGGGTCGCGATGCGCTGGATCTGATGGTGGCCCGACTGAGCGATGGGACCGACCTCAGCTATGATCTGCAGATCAAGGTGCTCAATCACCCGATGGTCAACGCCTTTGCCGCGCCCGGCGGGCATGTGGTGCTGATGCGCGGCCTCTTGGACGAGGCGAGTGGCCCCGATGCCGTCGCCGCCGTGCTGGCCCATGAGATCGGCCATGTGGAGGCGCGCGACGCCACGCGCCATGCGCTGCGCGCCGCCGGTTCGGCGGGCCTCTTGTCGATGGTGATGGGCGACGTGACCGGGGGCGCCGCTGCCGTTTTCCTCGGCGAGCAGGTGCTGCAAGCCAGCTACACGCGCGAGGCCGAGACCGAGGCGGACCTCTTTGCCCTCGGCATGCTGGGCCGCGCCGGCGTCAGCAGCCAGGGCATGGCGGATTTCTTTGACGGGCTGGCCGAGGAGGAGGGCGATATCGCGCTGCCCGGATACCTTTCGAGCCATCCGGTCAGCGCCGCGCGCGCCGATCGGGCGGCGGCCCATGCGGACGGGCAGTCGGGCACGCAGCCCATACTGGACGCGGCTGCGTGGCAGGATCTGCAATCCATCTGCGATGGCGGCTGA
- a CDS encoding cytochrome P450, with product MASPPPTLPVRVPLITEPVGILGSLKAARRNVLSIIPDIATRQPMVSGRTGKRWHMVMDPGALRRVLLENEANYPKSIVTKNLLRPAIGESMFIAEGAEWRWQRRAAAPVFSHRNVMNLAPIMTAAAERSAERIAGAGNRAVDMAEDMVRTTFDVIADVTFSGDGSFDSDGVHQAIDAYISEAGKISLFDILGLPDWVPRPGRMVSAGAMRDMKRVADDAVEARRKRGPEGVPDLLDLLLEGEDPETKRRMNTAELRDNLLTFIVAGHETTALTLAWSLYLCAFDARVQDKAREELRRVCGDGPVTGADVANLPYIRMIADEALRLYPPAAMVSRSALADDTLCGRKISRGDTVIVPIYALHRHHQLWDAPDAFRPERFETRKDLQRYAYLPFGDGPRICIGASFALQEAVIILGTLLNRFRFTPVTGKAPEPVMILTLRPEGGVWLQAEPL from the coding sequence ATGGCATCCCCTCCCCCAACCCTTCCGGTTCGCGTGCCGCTGATCACCGAACCGGTCGGCATCCTCGGCAGCTTGAAGGCCGCGCGCCGCAATGTCCTGAGCATCATTCCCGACATCGCCACGCGCCAGCCGATGGTGTCGGGGCGCACCGGCAAGCGGTGGCACATGGTGATGGACCCCGGCGCGCTGCGCCGCGTCCTGCTGGAGAATGAGGCCAATTACCCCAAATCCATCGTCACCAAGAACTTGCTGCGCCCTGCCATCGGTGAAAGCATGTTCATCGCCGAGGGCGCCGAGTGGCGCTGGCAGCGGCGCGCGGCGGCGCCCGTCTTTTCGCATCGCAATGTTATGAACCTCGCGCCGATCATGACCGCCGCCGCCGAGCGCAGCGCCGAGCGGATCGCAGGCGCCGGAAACCGCGCCGTCGACATGGCCGAGGACATGGTGCGCACCACCTTCGACGTCATCGCGGATGTGACCTTTTCCGGCGATGGCAGCTTCGATTCCGACGGCGTGCATCAGGCCATCGACGCCTACATTTCCGAGGCGGGCAAGATCTCGCTCTTTGACATCCTGGGCTTGCCGGATTGGGTGCCGCGTCCGGGCCGCATGGTATCCGCTGGCGCGATGCGCGACATGAAACGCGTCGCCGATGACGCCGTCGAGGCCCGGCGCAAGCGCGGACCCGAGGGCGTGCCGGACCTTCTCGATCTCCTCTTGGAGGGTGAAGATCCCGAAACCAAGCGCCGCATGAACACCGCCGAGCTGCGCGACAATCTGCTGACCTTCATCGTCGCGGGGCACGAGACGACGGCGCTGACGCTGGCCTGGTCGCTCTATCTATGCGCCTTTGACGCGCGCGTGCAGGACAAGGCGCGCGAGGAGCTGCGCCGCGTCTGCGGCGACGGGCCGGTGACGGGCGCGGATGTGGCCAATCTGCCCTATATCCGCATGATCGCGGACGAGGCGCTGCGGCTTTATCCGCCCGCCGCCATGGTCTCGCGCAGTGCTTTGGCCGACGATACGCTTTGCGGGCGCAAGATCAGCCGCGGCGACACGGTAATCGTGCCGATATATGCGCTCCACCGCCACCATCAGCTGTGGGACGCGCCCGACGCCTTTCGCCCCGAGCGGTTCGAGACGCGCAAGGACCTTCAGCGCTACGCCTACCTGCCCTTCGGCGACGGGCCGCGCATCTGCATCGGCGCCAGTTTCGCGCTTCAGGAGGCGGTGATCATCCTCGGCACGCTGCTGAATCGGTTCCGGTTCACGCCTGTGACAGGCAAGGCCCCTGAGCCGGTGATGATCCTGACCCTTCGGCCCGAGGGCGGTGTCTGGCTTCAGGCCGAGCCGCTGTGA